The proteins below come from a single Streptococcus porcinus genomic window:
- the sdaAA gene encoding L-serine ammonia-lyase, iron-sulfur-dependent, subunit alpha produces the protein MFYTIEELVKQANEKFDGNIAELMIATEVEMTGRSRDEIRLIMGRNLEVMKESVVNGLTPSKSISGLTGGDALKMDNYIKSSKTLADVTVLTAVRNAMAVNELNAKMGLVCATPTAGSAGCLPAVLATAIDKLALNEEEQLDFLFTAGAFGLVIGNNASISGAEGGCQAEVGSASAMSAAAMVKAAGGTAFQASQAIAFVIKNMLGLICDPVAGLVEVPCVKRNALGASFAIIAADMALAGITSQIPVDEVIDAMYQVGSALPTAFRETAEGGLAATPTGRHYSKKIFGD, from the coding sequence ATGTTTTATACAATCGAAGAACTTGTTAAACAAGCTAATGAAAAATTTGATGGCAACATTGCAGAATTGATGATTGCAACAGAAGTTGAAATGACTGGTCGATCACGTGATGAGATTCGTTTAATTATGGGGCGTAATTTAGAAGTTATGAAAGAATCTGTTGTTAATGGATTAACCCCTAGTAAATCTATAAGTGGCTTAACTGGCGGAGATGCCTTAAAAATGGACAACTACATCAAATCTAGTAAAACGCTTGCTGATGTAACAGTACTTACTGCTGTCCGTAATGCCATGGCAGTTAACGAACTAAATGCTAAAATGGGACTTGTCTGCGCAACCCCTACCGCTGGGTCTGCGGGCTGCTTACCTGCTGTTTTAGCAACTGCCATCGATAAATTGGCATTAAATGAGGAAGAGCAGCTTGACTTTCTTTTTACAGCTGGTGCTTTCGGATTAGTTATTGGAAACAATGCCTCTATTTCGGGTGCAGAGGGAGGTTGTCAAGCAGAAGTCGGTTCTGCATCTGCAATGAGTGCCGCTGCAATGGTTAAAGCTGCAGGAGGTACTGCTTTCCAAGCCAGCCAAGCCATTGCTTTTGTCATTAAGAATATGCTAGGCTTAATTTGTGATCCAGTAGCTGGGCTTGTTGAGGTGCCTTGTGTTAAGAGAAACGCTCTAGGCGCAAGCTTTGCAATCATAGCAGCCGATATGGCATTAGCGGGGATAACATCACAAATTCCTGTTGATGAAGTCATTGATGCCATGTATCAGGTGGGCTCAGCTTTACCAACCGCTTTCAGAGAGACTGCTGAAGGAGGCCTTGCGGCAACTCCAACTGGACGTCATTACAGTAAAAAAATTTTCGGTGACTAA
- a CDS encoding HAD hydrolase-like protein, with protein MKNILFDLDGTLVDSSKGIINAFTYTFTNINLEVPDVNLLSTYIGPPLETTFSNYFSKQEDIDLAIRHFRRYYQDIGVYQVKMYEGIEEMLAQLSNSGYHLFVTTSKHEPMALHMLEELGIHSYFSGIYGSLPDRFIKADIIEACLKQENILASETLIIGDTQFDIVGGKFAGITTLGITWGFGSEIDLVKAGADYINHDPSPITPTIEKMT; from the coding sequence GTGAAAAATATATTATTTGATTTAGATGGAACTCTAGTTGACTCCAGTAAAGGGATTATAAATGCCTTTACATATACCTTTACAAATATTAATTTGGAAGTCCCAGATGTAAACCTATTGTCAACGTACATTGGGCCTCCGCTAGAAACAACATTTTCGAATTATTTTTCCAAACAAGAAGATATTGATCTTGCTATTAGACATTTCCGAAGATATTATCAAGACATTGGAGTTTATCAAGTTAAGATGTATGAAGGCATAGAAGAAATGTTAGCCCAGCTTAGCAATTCTGGTTATCATCTGTTTGTTACCACTAGCAAGCATGAACCTATGGCTTTACATATGCTTGAAGAACTTGGAATTCATAGCTACTTTTCTGGAATTTATGGTTCACTACCTGATAGGTTCATAAAAGCAGATATCATAGAAGCATGTTTGAAACAAGAAAATATTCTGGCAAGTGAGACTCTTATTATCGGAGATACACAATTTGATATTGTTGGCGGAAAATTTGCTGGTATTACAACCCTAGGAATAACATGGGGGTTTGGATCGGAAATTGATTTAGTAAAGGCTGGCGCTGACTATATCAATCATGACCCAAGTCCAATTACTCCAACTATAGAAAAAATGACTTAG
- a CDS encoding transglycosylase SLT domain-containing protein codes for MFKNENFKKRYVSFGVFAFAISLVALVFAFSSRSVDTESFAKKPETKVIKKETKSTSTNTEVKKEKTSNSSSSSQSSSTSQSETVIVEGSTTEPVTEIVQTPAQEVNPVVQTQQVTVQQYASPTNVYQSNGNTAGVIGSQAAAQMAAATGVPQATWEAIIARESNGNPNASNPSGASGLFQTMPGWGSTATVQDQINAATKTYHAQGLSAWGY; via the coding sequence ATGTTTAAAAATGAGAATTTTAAAAAACGATACGTTAGTTTTGGGGTATTTGCATTCGCAATTTCTTTAGTTGCCCTTGTCTTTGCATTTTCAAGTAGAAGTGTTGATACTGAATCTTTTGCAAAAAAACCAGAAACTAAAGTTATCAAAAAAGAAACAAAATCAACTTCAACTAATACAGAAGTTAAAAAAGAAAAAACAAGTAACTCATCATCGTCAAGTCAATCGAGTTCAACAAGTCAATCAGAAACGGTAATTGTGGAAGGTTCAACTACTGAACCAGTGACAGAGATAGTTCAGACTCCTGCGCAAGAGGTTAACCCAGTAGTTCAAACGCAACAAGTCACAGTGCAGCAATATGCTTCACCTACTAATGTTTATCAATCCAATGGTAATACTGCAGGCGTGATTGGTAGCCAAGCAGCTGCTCAAATGGCTGCAGCTACAGGTGTTCCACAAGCAACTTGGGAAGCTATTATTGCTCGCGAGTCAAACGGTAATCCAAATGCATCAAATCCTTCAGGAGCTTCAGGTTTATTCCAGACTATGCCGGGGTGGGGTTCAACAGCAACAGTTCAAGACCAAATTAATGCAGCTACTAAGACTTATCATGCTCAAGGTTTATCTGCTTGGGGTTATTAG
- a CDS encoding energy-coupling factor transporter transmembrane component T family protein: MDKLILGRYIPGNSMIHRLDPRSKLIAMMIYVVIIFWANNLVTNAIMFALTMLVVILSQVKISFFLNGLKPMIGIILFTTMFQIFFTRGGQVLVDFWIIKITSHGLSQALLIFMRFILIIFFSTLLTLTTTPLSLSDAVESLLKPFRLLKVPAHEIGLMLSLSLRFVPTLMDDTTLIMNAQKARGVDFGEGTLVQKVKSIIPILIPLFASSFKRADALAIAMESRGYKGGNDRSKFRLLKWQLGDTCVVVGMLFLGLVLYYLKSPI, translated from the coding sequence ATGGATAAACTTATTTTAGGGCGTTACATACCAGGGAATTCTATGATACATCGTCTTGATCCAAGAAGTAAACTAATTGCAATGATGATTTATGTTGTTATTATTTTTTGGGCTAATAACTTAGTAACAAATGCAATCATGTTTGCTCTGACAATGTTAGTTGTTATTCTCTCTCAAGTAAAAATTTCCTTTTTTTTAAATGGGTTAAAACCCATGATTGGTATAATTTTATTCACGACCATGTTTCAAATTTTTTTTACAAGAGGTGGTCAAGTATTAGTAGATTTTTGGATTATTAAAATAACAAGTCACGGCTTAAGCCAAGCTTTGTTAATCTTTATGAGATTTATATTAATTATCTTTTTTTCCACTTTATTGACATTAACAACCACTCCATTAAGTTTATCTGATGCAGTAGAGTCTTTACTTAAGCCGTTTAGACTATTGAAAGTTCCTGCACATGAAATTGGACTAATGCTCTCCTTAAGTTTAAGGTTTGTGCCAACTTTAATGGATGATACCACGTTAATTATGAATGCTCAGAAAGCAAGAGGCGTCGATTTTGGTGAAGGAACTCTAGTTCAAAAAGTAAAATCAATAATTCCTATATTAATTCCCCTTTTTGCTTCAAGTTTCAAACGTGCTGACGCTCTAGCCATTGCCATGGAATCAAGAGGGTACAAAGGTGGTAACGATAGGAGTAAGTTTAGATTATTGAAATGGCAATTAGGTGATACTTGTGTAGTAGTTGGAATGCTATTCTTAGGTTTAGTCTTGTATTATCTAAAAAGCCCTATTTAA
- a CDS encoding energy-coupling factor ABC transporter ATP-binding protein, with protein MAINFQNVSFTYQAGTPFEGRALFDINLEIEDSSYTAFIGHTGSGKSTIMQLLNGLLTPTSGIVSVGGKTITSQSKNKDIKSIRKEVGLVFQFPESQLFEETVLKDVAFGPQNFGVSKEDAEKLAREKLALVGISETLFEKNPFELSGGQMRRVAIAGILAMDPRILVLDEPTAGLDPKGRRELMTLFKKLHKSGMTIVLVTHLMDDVANYADKVYVLEKGKIILSGKPNEIFQRVELLEEKQLGVPKITRFAYHLEKKGFQFSRLPVTLEELREMLKYG; from the coding sequence ATGGCAATTAATTTCCAAAATGTGAGTTTTACTTATCAGGCAGGGACACCCTTTGAAGGGCGTGCCCTTTTTGACATTAATCTTGAAATTGAGGATTCTTCTTACACTGCTTTTATTGGGCACACGGGTTCTGGAAAATCGACTATAATGCAATTATTAAATGGTCTATTAACGCCTACTTCTGGAATTGTGAGTGTCGGGGGAAAAACAATTACCAGTCAATCGAAAAATAAGGATATTAAATCTATTCGTAAAGAAGTTGGACTTGTTTTCCAGTTTCCTGAAAGTCAACTTTTTGAAGAAACTGTCTTAAAAGATGTTGCTTTCGGGCCTCAAAATTTTGGTGTTTCAAAGGAAGATGCTGAAAAATTAGCACGTGAAAAATTAGCTTTAGTAGGTATTTCAGAGACTCTTTTTGAAAAGAATCCTTTTGAGCTCTCTGGGGGACAAATGCGTCGCGTAGCTATTGCAGGAATTCTAGCAATGGATCCAAGAATCTTAGTTTTAGATGAACCAACAGCAGGACTTGATCCTAAAGGTCGTAGAGAATTGATGACCCTATTTAAAAAATTACATAAGTCCGGAATGACAATTGTGTTGGTGACTCATTTGATGGATGATGTGGCCAATTATGCAGATAAGGTATATGTTCTTGAAAAAGGTAAGATTATTTTATCTGGAAAACCGAATGAAATTTTTCAAAGAGTAGAATTATTAGAAGAAAAGCAACTAGGTGTCCCCAAAATTACTAGGTTTGCTTATCATTTAGAAAAAAAAGGTTTCCAATTTTCAAGATTACCAGTTACTTTAGAAGAATTAAGGGAGATGTTGAAATATGGATAA
- a CDS encoding energy-coupling factor ABC transporter ATP-binding protein, with protein MSNIIEVKNIKFKYQESQENYTLNDVSFHVKRGEWLSIIGHNGSGKSTSVRLLNGLLVAESGSIQVDGDYLTEANVWEIREKIGMVFQNPDNQFVGATVEDDVAFGLENKGVPHEEMVERVDQALKLVGMAEFKTREPARLSGGQKQRVAIAGAIAMRPMIIILDESTSMLDPKGRIELIKTIQSIRKDYQLTVISITHDLDEVELSDRVLVMKNGQVESSSTPKELFSRGEELLGLGLDVPFTSTVTKGLIEDGYDLDKAYLTEKELENQLWQLISKM; from the coding sequence ATGTCGAATATAATTGAAGTTAAAAATATCAAATTTAAATACCAAGAAAGCCAAGAAAATTACACTTTAAATGATGTATCGTTTCACGTGAAACGGGGAGAATGGTTATCAATTATTGGGCATAACGGTTCTGGAAAATCTACATCCGTTAGGTTGTTAAACGGTCTACTTGTAGCTGAGTCAGGCTCTATTCAAGTAGATGGTGACTATTTGACAGAAGCTAATGTTTGGGAAATCAGAGAAAAAATAGGTATGGTTTTTCAAAATCCAGATAACCAATTCGTTGGAGCTACTGTAGAAGATGATGTTGCCTTTGGGCTAGAAAATAAAGGTGTCCCGCATGAAGAAATGGTTGAACGAGTTGATCAAGCATTAAAACTTGTGGGAATGGCAGAGTTTAAGACACGAGAGCCTGCTCGACTATCTGGAGGTCAAAAACAAAGAGTTGCCATTGCTGGTGCAATTGCAATGAGACCTATGATTATTATTTTGGATGAATCTACTAGTATGCTAGATCCCAAAGGACGGATAGAGTTGATTAAGACTATACAATCAATCAGAAAAGATTATCAATTGACAGTTATTTCGATTACTCATGATTTGGATGAAGTTGAGCTAAGTGATCGTGTATTAGTAATGAAAAATGGACAAGTCGAGTCTAGTTCAACTCCAAAAGAACTCTTTTCTAGAGGGGAAGAATTATTAGGTTTAGGTCTAGATGTCCCTTTTACAAGTACAGTAACAAAGGGTTTAATAGAGGATGGGTATGATTTAGACAAAGCTTATCTAACAGAGAAGGAATTAGAAAATCAGCTATGGCAATTAATTTCCAAAATGTGA
- the pgsA gene encoding CDP-diacylglycerol--glycerol-3-phosphate 3-phosphatidyltransferase, which translates to MLKKENIPNLLTAIRIVMIPIFLIVTTLSQSLTWHIVAAIIFAVASFTDYLDGYLARKWHVVTNFGKFADPLADKMLVMSAFIMLVGAGLAPAWISAIIICRELAVTGLRLLLVESGGEVLAAAMPGKIKTVSQMLSIIFLFCHLSVVGTVLLYIALFFTIYSGYDYFKGAGFLFKDTIK; encoded by the coding sequence ATGTTAAAAAAAGAAAATATTCCTAATTTACTAACTGCAATTAGAATTGTGATGATTCCCATTTTCTTAATTGTCACAACCCTTTCACAATCCCTTACTTGGCATATTGTGGCAGCTATTATTTTTGCAGTTGCTAGTTTTACTGATTACCTTGATGGCTATCTTGCAAGGAAATGGCATGTCGTGACGAATTTTGGTAAATTTGCTGATCCCCTTGCTGATAAAATGCTTGTCATGAGTGCCTTCATTATGTTAGTTGGTGCGGGCCTAGCACCAGCTTGGATTTCGGCTATTATAATTTGTCGAGAATTGGCTGTAACAGGCCTACGCCTCCTATTAGTTGAATCAGGTGGTGAAGTTTTAGCTGCAGCGATGCCTGGAAAAATCAAAACTGTTTCACAAATGCTTTCAATTATTTTCTTATTTTGCCACCTGTCAGTTGTGGGAACAGTCCTATTGTATATTGCTTTATTCTTTACAATTTATTCAGGTTATGATTACTTCAAGGGAGCGGGTTTTCTTTTTAAAGATACCATTAAGTAA
- a CDS encoding helix-turn-helix domain-containing protein has protein sequence MRNQTLGEFLRESRVNRKVTLDEIEDKTGISSHYLLAMELDQFKIIPEDKIDSFLSQYASMVSLDFEMIKKMYLEQISNTQYHEKPSITQQVEEKLSQRREPFVFPLKSELRVSEPSVSANKENNFKKKETDVEASALADDNQEEKKRDSLLADNHRDREVSRLSRYQEDHKKSKSIFSVILLAVIALAVFAFVFFAVWQQFSKENNLTLDKVKSVLMKKDENKASSSKTPEVSSQSSSSEKKTVIKTEGQDNYLVADIQKAKDTVEVSVSLAGAESAWISLSNSDIGEAGTTLTQETPTYTTTLPADTKESLLMLGVREGVSVTVDGQKLDLTPMTSNDISYITLKIQ, from the coding sequence ATGAGAAATCAAACTTTGGGCGAGTTTCTGAGAGAATCGCGAGTTAACAGAAAAGTTACTTTGGATGAGATTGAAGATAAAACTGGGATATCTTCTCATTACTTATTGGCTATGGAATTAGATCAATTTAAAATTATTCCAGAAGATAAAATAGATTCTTTTTTAAGTCAATATGCGAGTATGGTGTCGTTAGACTTTGAAATGATAAAGAAAATGTATTTGGAACAAATATCAAATACTCAGTATCATGAAAAACCTAGTATTACTCAGCAGGTTGAAGAAAAATTAAGTCAAAGACGAGAACCGTTTGTTTTTCCTCTAAAATCTGAACTGAGAGTCTCTGAGCCAAGTGTTTCGGCTAATAAAGAAAATAATTTTAAGAAAAAGGAAACAGATGTTGAGGCGAGTGCTTTAGCTGATGATAATCAGGAAGAAAAAAAACGTGATAGTTTATTGGCAGATAATCACAGAGATAGAGAGGTTTCGCGTTTAAGTCGCTATCAAGAGGATCATAAGAAATCAAAATCTATTTTTTCAGTAATCTTGTTAGCTGTTATCGCCTTAGCTGTGTTTGCTTTTGTTTTCTTTGCTGTTTGGCAGCAATTTTCAAAAGAAAACAATCTTACTCTTGATAAGGTAAAGAGTGTCTTAATGAAAAAAGATGAAAACAAGGCTTCAAGTTCTAAAACTCCTGAGGTGTCAAGTCAATCAAGTAGTAGTGAAAAGAAAACTGTTATTAAGACAGAAGGGCAAGACAATTATCTAGTAGCTGATATTCAGAAAGCAAAGGATACTGTCGAAGTTTCGGTTTCGTTAGCTGGTGCTGAGAGTGCTTGGATTTCATTATCAAATTCAGATATTGGTGAAGCCGGAACAACTCTTACTCAAGAAACACCTACTTACACAACCACCTTACCTGCTGATACTAAAGAGTCACTCTTAATGCTCGGTGTTAGAGAAGGGGTCTCAGTCACTGTTGATGGGCAGAAGTTAGACTTAACGCCTATGACAAGTAATGATATTAGTTATATCACGCTAAAAATTCAATAA
- the yfmH gene encoding EF-P 5-aminopentanol modification-associated protein YfmH yields the protein MTQLKKITYPRVDESIYQVEFKSGFQVFFIQKPMFTEKTALLTVHYGSLDNSFTVRNRKYSYPEGIAHFLEHKVFEDEKGQDVSHRFTQFGTEVNAFTTFDKTSYFISASNHFTESLTLLQEFVMSAYFTEASVEKEKKIIAQEIDMYMDDPDYQSYIGILQNLFPDSYLSRDIAGSRQSIEAIRVADLEKNYKQFYHPSNMTLIVVGDINVEETFKSIEECQNRLKRRKPAKPTISPLPYHPIVKTSSISMDVSTPKLAVGFRGKKLPKDISLLEYKIGLRLLLSMLFGWTSKTYQTWYDDGKIDDSFDIEIEIQADFSFILISMDTSEPIAMSSNIRKKIKDFMKSKDINQNHLTLLKKEMFGDFMQSLDFMDQFVNQFNIYLSPQNSYMDIPQVIEKISLEEILLIGHDFFESAETSDFTVFPN from the coding sequence GTGACACAGTTAAAAAAAATAACCTATCCCAGAGTAGATGAGAGTATCTATCAAGTAGAATTCAAAAGTGGGTTTCAAGTTTTTTTTATTCAAAAACCAATGTTTACAGAAAAAACTGCGTTGTTGACAGTTCATTACGGATCACTTGACAACTCCTTTACAGTTAGAAATAGAAAATATTCCTACCCTGAAGGAATTGCCCATTTTTTAGAACATAAGGTTTTTGAGGATGAAAAAGGACAAGATGTTTCACATCGCTTTACACAGTTTGGGACAGAAGTAAATGCTTTTACAACCTTTGATAAAACTTCTTACTTCATTTCTGCTAGTAATCACTTTACAGAGTCGTTAACTTTGCTTCAAGAATTTGTAATGTCTGCATACTTTACAGAAGCATCTGTTGAAAAAGAGAAAAAAATTATCGCTCAAGAGATTGATATGTATATGGATGATCCTGATTATCAGTCTTATATTGGTATCCTACAGAATCTATTCCCTGATTCTTATCTGTCAAGAGATATTGCTGGAAGCCGACAATCAATTGAAGCTATCAGGGTCGCTGATTTAGAAAAAAATTACAAACAATTTTATCATCCATCAAATATGACTCTTATCGTGGTGGGAGACATTAATGTCGAAGAAACCTTTAAGTCAATTGAAGAATGTCAAAATCGTTTAAAAAGACGAAAACCTGCTAAGCCGACCATTTCTCCTTTACCCTATCATCCAATAGTAAAAACCAGTTCTATCAGTATGGATGTTTCTACACCTAAATTAGCAGTTGGCTTTAGAGGAAAAAAACTTCCTAAAGATATTTCATTATTAGAATATAAAATTGGCCTGCGTTTACTTTTATCTATGCTGTTTGGATGGACATCAAAAACTTATCAGACTTGGTATGATGATGGAAAAATAGATGATTCGTTTGATATTGAAATTGAAATACAGGCAGATTTCTCCTTTATTTTGATAAGCATGGATACCAGTGAGCCTATTGCGATGTCTAGTAATATCAGAAAAAAAATCAAAGATTTTATGAAATCAAAGGACATTAATCAAAATCATCTAACCCTTTTAAAGAAAGAAATGTTTGGTGATTTTATGCAAAGTTTAGATTTTATGGATCAATTTGTAAATCAGTTTAACATTTATTTATCTCCTCAGAATTCCTATATGGATATTCCGCAAGTCATCGAAAAAATTAGTCTTGAAGAGATATTACTTATAGGTCACGATTTTTTTGAGTCTGCGGAAACCTCTGATTTTACTGTCTTTCCTAATTAG
- the yfmF gene encoding EF-P 5-aminopentanol modification-associated protein YfmF codes for MKIVEGVQLHLIKTEKFKTNHITLRFSGDFNQKLVAKRVLVAQMLATANDDYPTAKLFRERLAELYGASLSTEVSVKGKVHIVDIDITFIQDKYSFQGEKLLEEIILLLKGILFSPLLSVAQYQPKVFEVEKTNLMNYIESDKEDSFYYSSLQLKKLFYHNQDLQISKYGSVELVDRETAYTSYQEFHKMLLEDQIDIYILGEFDDYKVVQLFHQFPFEGRQKELFYYYHQEYANVVSEKIENKSLNQSILDLAYYFPVDVFKEDYYALLVLNGLLGSYTHSLLFTKVREKEGIAYSIGSSLDRHTGLLEIFAGINKGDKARALQLIVKEMNDIKMGRFSSHLVEKTKVMLQTNGKQSEDYCKALIDSSYIKSYVNPDFSLEKWLTGIRAVKKMDIIKAANKLKLQAVYFLEGNK; via the coding sequence ATGAAAATCGTTGAAGGTGTCCAATTACATCTTATAAAAACAGAGAAATTTAAAACCAATCATATAACTTTAAGATTTTCTGGTGACTTTAATCAGAAATTAGTCGCAAAGAGAGTCCTAGTTGCCCAAATGTTGGCGACAGCTAATGATGATTATCCTACTGCTAAGCTTTTTAGAGAAAGATTAGCTGAGTTGTATGGTGCAAGTTTATCAACAGAGGTGTCTGTTAAAGGTAAAGTGCACATTGTTGATATTGACATTACATTTATTCAGGATAAATACAGTTTTCAAGGTGAAAAACTATTAGAAGAAATTATCCTTTTACTCAAAGGAATTCTTTTTTCACCTTTACTTTCGGTTGCTCAATACCAACCAAAAGTTTTTGAAGTTGAAAAGACTAACTTAATGAATTATATTGAGTCTGATAAAGAAGATTCTTTTTACTATAGCTCGTTACAACTCAAAAAACTCTTTTATCATAATCAAGATTTACAAATATCAAAGTATGGATCTGTGGAACTGGTCGATAGAGAAACAGCATATACTAGTTATCAAGAATTTCACAAGATGTTATTAGAAGACCAAATTGATATCTATATTTTAGGGGAATTTGATGATTATAAAGTTGTTCAACTTTTCCATCAATTTCCATTTGAAGGGCGTCAAAAGGAACTTTTTTATTATTATCATCAGGAATATGCCAATGTTGTTTCGGAAAAAATTGAAAATAAATCCTTAAACCAATCCATTTTAGATTTAGCTTATTATTTCCCAGTTGATGTATTTAAAGAAGATTATTATGCTTTATTAGTTTTAAATGGTTTACTAGGATCTTATACCCATTCTTTATTATTTACCAAAGTAAGAGAAAAAGAAGGTATTGCTTATAGCATTGGCAGTAGTTTAGATAGGCATACTGGGTTATTAGAAATTTTTGCAGGTATTAACAAAGGGGATAAAGCGCGAGCTTTACAACTAATTGTTAAAGAAATGAATGATATCAAAATGGGAAGATTTTCTAGTCATTTAGTTGAAAAAACTAAGGTTATGCTACAGACAAATGGGAAGCAGTCAGAAGATTACTGTAAAGCTTTAATTGATAGTTCATATATAAAATCCTATGTGAATCCTGACTTTAGCCTAGAAAAATGGTTGACTGGAATAAGAGCTGTAAAGAAAATGGATATTATAAAAGCAGCTAATAAATTGAAATTACAAGCAGTATACTTTTTGGAGGGGAATAAGTGA
- the yaaA gene encoding S4 domain-containing protein YaaA: MDYKLFTEFITLQALLKEVGIIQSGGAIKAFLSETTVLFNGQDEKRRGKKLRVGDSIEIPSHQTIIHLIEPTSLEKETFKAEVFEKERLAKRVKEINKANKKQLTSSKQKKPLKAKQKPIRFPGM, from the coding sequence ATGGACTATAAACTTTTTACAGAATTTATTACTTTACAAGCCCTATTAAAAGAAGTAGGCATAATACAAAGTGGAGGAGCTATCAAAGCTTTTCTCTCTGAAACTACTGTTTTATTTAATGGTCAAGATGAAAAGCGGCGTGGAAAAAAACTTCGAGTTGGCGATAGTATCGAAATTCCAAGCCATCAAACCATTATTCATTTAATTGAACCAACATCCCTTGAAAAAGAAACCTTCAAGGCAGAAGTTTTTGAAAAAGAACGACTCGCAAAACGAGTTAAAGAAATAAATAAAGCCAACAAAAAACAACTTACTTCATCAAAACAGAAAAAGCCTCTAAAAGCCAAGCAAAAACCTATTCGATTCCCTGGTATGTAA
- the recF gene encoding DNA replication/repair protein RecF (All proteins in this family for which functions are known are DNA-binding proteins that assist the filamentation of RecA onto DNA for the initiation of recombination or recombinational repair.), translating to MWLKELTLINYRNYEQIQTKFVPGLNVFIGNNAQGKTNFLEAIYFIALTRSHRTRTDKELIHFLKDDLKVYGKIARTSGVISLEITLTKKGRITKINSLKQAKLSDYVGNMKVVLFAPEDLQLIKGAPSLRRKFIDIDLGQIKPVYLSDLSQYNYVLKQRNTYLKTAVSINKDFLDVLDEQLADYGTRVIQQRMQFIEALQQEAHRHHFAISDGLEQLKLSYQSSIALKSKESIRERFMEALLHNRQKDMLKKNTSIGPHRDDILFYINDMDANFASQGQHRSLILSLKMAEVSIMKELTGENPILLLDDVMSELDNLRQTKLLETIIQEHVQTFITTTSLEHLSSLPPDIKTFYVSQGTISF from the coding sequence ATGTGGCTAAAAGAATTAACTTTAATAAACTATCGTAATTATGAGCAAATACAAACAAAATTTGTCCCAGGACTAAACGTTTTTATCGGAAACAATGCCCAAGGAAAAACAAATTTTTTAGAAGCAATTTATTTCATCGCCTTAACTAGAAGCCACAGAACTCGAACTGACAAGGAGTTAATTCACTTCTTAAAAGATGATTTAAAGGTTTATGGAAAAATAGCAAGAACAAGTGGCGTTATCAGTTTAGAAATTACCTTAACTAAAAAAGGACGCATCACCAAAATTAATTCCTTAAAACAAGCAAAATTATCTGATTATGTTGGTAATATGAAGGTTGTTTTATTTGCTCCAGAAGATTTACAACTTATAAAGGGAGCTCCTAGTCTAAGACGCAAATTCATTGATATTGATTTGGGACAAATTAAACCTGTCTACTTATCAGATTTATCTCAATACAACTATGTTTTAAAGCAAAGAAATACCTATCTTAAAACAGCTGTTTCTATCAATAAGGATTTTTTAGATGTCTTAGATGAACAATTAGCTGACTATGGCACACGGGTCATTCAGCAACGTATGCAATTCATTGAAGCTTTACAACAAGAAGCTCATAGACACCATTTTGCCATATCAGATGGGTTAGAACAATTAAAATTAAGCTATCAATCCTCTATTGCACTAAAGTCAAAAGAGTCAATTAGAGAAAGGTTTATGGAGGCCTTGCTACATAATAGACAAAAAGATATGTTAAAAAAAAATACAAGTATTGGCCCGCATCGTGACGATATTTTATTTTATATTAATGACATGGATGCAAATTTTGCCAGTCAAGGACAGCATCGTAGTTTGATATTATCTTTAAAGATGGCTGAAGTAAGCATAATGAAAGAGCTAACTGGGGAAAATCCTATTTTACTATTAGATGATGTTATGAGTGAACTTGATAATCTAAGGCAAACAAAATTACTTGAAACTATCATTCAGGAACATGTTCAAACCTTTATCACTACGACAAGCCTAGAACATCTTTCAAGCTTACCACCGGATATTAAAACATTTTATGTTAGTCAAGGAACAATTAGCTTTTAA